The DNA segment TAAAACCCTTATGATTTTATCTCCATAAATGTTTAATGAGCTTAGGTCACAAAAAAAAACTTCATGATTTCTTAAGCCATAAGTTGCCATAAGCCCAAAAACATATTGCCATGATTTGTTTGGTATTTTATCCCATAGGTCTTCAATTACTTCATCAGAAGGAAGATCTCTAAAGCTTGCCTTATTTAAACCATATCCTTTAGCCATTAATTTCCAATCTTCTGGAAGTTTATGTCCTAAAAATTTCGCCAGAACACTAAGAGATGTTGCACATTGTTTTCTGCTTCTAGTACCTTCTTTGTAGGTTTTTAATGTTGCTATAAAAATATCATTTAAATCTTCAGTATTTGAATCGCTTTGGATGGAAATTATTCTTTTAAGGTATGGCTTATAAGAACTTCTCCAAGTTGTTTTTCTAGTACTTGATAAATATTCGTTCTTGTTTTCCTTGAAAAAAAATTCCTCAAATTCCTTAAGTTTGACTAGTAATTTAAATTCATTTTTAATTTCTTTCTTATCGGTTTTTTTTACCCAATTGATCCAATTAAATTGATTTAACTCTAATTGCAAAGTTATCAATTGTAATTTTTTTTTCGCTTCTTCTAACCCATTAAAATCTGCATTTAAACCGAGAGCTATTCGTTGAACAGAAAAATCATGTTCGTTTTTTTTTGAAGGCAGTGAACCTCTAATATTTAATTTCTCGCCCCTTTTTTCAATTTTAAGTTTGCTTCCTTGGGTAGCAAATTTATCATTGACATTATTGATTTCGTGAATTATGTTCATTAACTTATATAATTGACCTTATAAT comes from the Prochlorococcus marinus str. MIT 9515 genome and includes:
- a CDS encoding site-specific integrase, with amino-acid sequence MNIIHEINNVNDKFATQGSKLKIEKRGEKLNIRGSLPSKKNEHDFSVQRIALGLNADFNGLEEAKKKLQLITLQLELNQFNWINWVKKTDKKEIKNEFKLLVKLKEFEEFFFKENKNEYLSSTRKTTWRSSYKPYLKRIISIQSDSNTEDLNDIFIATLKTYKEGTRSRKQCATSLSVLAKFLGHKLPEDWKLMAKGYGLNKASFRDLPSDEVIEDLWDKIPNKSWQYVFGLMATYGLRNHEVFFCDLSSLNIYGDKIIRVLPTTKTGEHQVWPFHPKWIDKFELCKLGKDPGLLPNINRDLKDTTLQKIGKKITDQFKRYSLNIKPYDLRHAWAVRTIFYDLPDTVAARMMGHSVSLHTQTYHHWITKRDQQQAVNNALSKYKKREIFKSL